In one window of Vanrija pseudolonga chromosome 5, complete sequence DNA:
- the 4CLL7 gene encoding 4-coumarate--CoA ligase-like 7, producing MTIYTSHWDAPALPETSIFTYLFPDSAADSPLERFDPALPAFISPLTDTTVSRAQLKENALRLASGLRKLGLKKYDTACVWGANSLPWISAVFGLIAAGVTVTPANVAYESHEIAHQINDSGASLLFVDPANLITFEKAKPNLRNIFPASRIVLLCRTEDKPEISPYKSVYELFGDVAPAERFVGQDAINSAAWLCYSSGTTGLPKGVVTTHHNLTSQLQALNVMHEPLKSGEDSVLGILPLSHIFGAIIVLLQPITVGVPVIVLPKFEEVSVYSAIQKYKITYSLVVPPILIVMLHSQISKNYDLSSLKALLSGAAPLSKELCTEFKKRYPDFKLAQGYGMTETSPVIMSMTAADGAAHEGQCGRLIPTWEARLVKEDGENASKPGESGELWVRGPSTMKGYHNNTEANDKSFAEGRWFKTGDVLTRTEDGWYQVVDRVKELIKYKGFQVPPAELEALLLTNPDVVDVGVIGVWDESQATELPRAYVVANPRLGLKPDGYAKFTRDIGAWVAARVAPQKKLRGGVVVIAAIPKSPSGKILRKDLRKRAEEEIKAAGGLKTDSRL from the exons ATGACAATCTACACGTCGCACTGGGACGCGCCGGCCCTCCCCGAGACGTCCATCTTCACGTACCTCTTCCCCGACAgcgcggccgactcgccgctCGAGCGCTTCGACCCCGCGCTCCCCGCGTTCATCTCGCCCCTCACCGACACGACCGTGTCCCGTGCCCAGCTCAAAGAGAacgccctccgcctcgcgtcGGGCCtccgcaagctcggcctGAAAAAGTACGACACGGCCTGCGTGTGGGGCGCCAACTCTCTCCCGTGGATCAGCGCCGTGTTcggcctcatcgccgccggcgtgacCGTCACCCCGGCCAATGTCGCCTA CGAGTCCCATGAAATCGCCCACCAGATCAAcgactcgggcgcgagcCTCCTGTTCGTCGACCCCGCAAACCTCATCACCttcgagaaggccaagccgAACCTGAGGAACATCttccccgcctcgcgcatcgtcctcctctgccGCACCGAGGACAAGCCCGAGATCTCGCCCTACAAGTCGGTGTACGAGCTCTTTGGCGATGTCGCGCCTGCTGAGCGCTTCGTCGGCCAGGACGCCATCAACTCGGCCGCATGGCTCTGCTACTCATCCGGCACGACCGGCCTCCCCAAGGGCGTCGtgaccacccaccacaaccTCACCAGCCAGCTCCAGGCGCTCAACGTCATGCACGAGCCACTCAAGAGCGGTGAGGACTCGGTGCTCGGTATCCTCCCCCTCTCGCACATCTTTGGTGCCATCATTGTCCTCCTCCAGCCCATCACCGTCGGTGTCCCCGTCATCGTCCTCCCCAAGTTTGAGGAGGTGTCGGTGTACAGTGCTATCCAGAAG TACAAGATCACTTactccctcgtcgtccctcCCATCCTCATCGTCATGCTCCACTCGCAGATCTCCAAGAACTACGACCTGTCGTCGCTCAAGGCGCTGTTgtccggcgccgccccgctcTCCAAGGAGCTCTGCACAGAGTTCAAGAAGCGCTACCCCGACTTCAAGCTCGCCCAGGGCTACGGCATGACCGAGACGTCGCCCGTTATCATGAGCATGACggctgccgacggcgccgcccacgAGGGCCAGTGTGGCCGCCTCATCCCGACTTGggaggcgcgcctcgtcaaggaggacggcgagaaTGCCAGCAAGCctggcgagtcgggcgagctCTGGGTTCGCGGCCCCAGCACGATGAAGGGCTACCACAACAACACGGAGGCCAACGACAAGTCGTTTGCCGAGGGGCGGTGGTTCAAGACTGGCGACGTGTTGACAAGGACCGAGGACGGCTGGTACCAGGTCGTCGACCGTGTCAAGGAGCTCATCAAGTACAAGGGCTTCCAggtgccgcccgccgagctcgaggcgctcctgCTCACCAACCCTgacgtggtcgacgtcggtgtcATTGGCGTCTGGGACGAGTCGCAGGCGACCGAGCTGCCGCGCGcgtacgtcgtcgccaacCCGCGCCTGGGCCTCAAGCCGGACGGCTACGCAAAGTTTACGCGTGACATTGGCGCATGGGTCGCTG